The following proteins come from a genomic window of Penaeus monodon isolate SGIC_2016 chromosome 22, NSTDA_Pmon_1, whole genome shotgun sequence:
- the LOC119586789 gene encoding thyroid adenoma-associated protein homolog, with amino-acid sequence MAGLTDPKTSRSAVFGTSLLVEGVITAELHPVVFVALLRGIMQLWHEDFLVASSAAEASTVLQHLQQLVKSSTMYVQQHFNNDANDMPQELLSLKDAVFEVIQHPSCPLDLRTNCGQLVATITKTLHKGNLQQVLQSYRFDEEQSELPTLTQLALLNGILSISQGRDLYAQQDCGICLGTDVLQAILKPGMQSSDGNIAISVIRVVHQWTLRTLEAFRSPGELERLRIVLDPSSTLMVRLLEYMWLAWDHFLDSVKNATKDSFVNYMKIQQSLSVEVSGQHFLGVCKLLLEDLCSRKFKFSAVSCMVPVVGAQNLLLSYPQLPRTLLNQLRDPAVASHSAELLEALFTQHQKEVSLDEWQDLWLSVFLDLFSKEMQTYGYELLFKKLLFTCPEALSVAVKKLVELAKNPVSEKLCLLIMCVKIGRCSPHWLKKCQENNKESEEQMWKSILPYETIKLCLWHTDESVRTAAFSLLCESPKSTELPEKEELELIYDYYLYNLTTQSPSYRQHLLKSTKKLFLRIKEGTMALTKSSKRKGDREHEKDVLTVQQEFSSKLFWQMVKNLYNGANSMRRTMSLQVLELFQTILSGCYNDLELTKLCQSKVYTDTLISVLDDSYEANKVIALMLLQSTPKTCEDPEDTQRIHALIKAACTLASTCRPPDTITAGYLFKYLSSHPVAISIVKANIKDNPATENAIALFCMFVLQFLQKEVQTAKESLLKAASSGPMYGLLLCVRMLLSDIPETDITKHHHTWQEILKIVLQLCYQVSELVAPVVRNSSPEGHLPMDLNPESLEVLRATLQQSLGNHHNEQDVMLSAEATPQELVKAQAVSAQMLLLCAWRCVKEVSLIFGDVVQKMPLSPKADAVLTNEDVVMIGQYFITQLLETKHRGAFEQSYVGFGRVCEKLWSCEEEELRKLPASWLEDLLATIQDESDTRLCATRRSAGVPFIVQAVLSSEPKMMGASCLKTTMSTLLRLAEETHYSGSEARIHSFNILRAVYKDTRLGDLIIPYVSQGVKAAIEGYRGNSWAERNSAALLFAALITRMLGVKRTQDDLSRKNAMSAQVFFKRYPELYDFLKIELENGAAGVKEGKLVPALFPVLLLLARLAPAPLEGRMSAISLASFTPAVLQCSASSVLQLRALASHALIPLVNPHQLEGVIEQISTSASLSSQNALHGCLLCLFKLVNNFEETVCNPSMKSLLTVIWSASQKNPCLVTRASALELYTFLAQRKLLQESSPEVFEVVSDACAIIKKNDLVLQSMPWSALCQKQATRFVLTTAYNLQEDHDITINMLISHSCYEVRHSTLEHIEGRTCLEAPILMHLLRCIHTEVHPECLSLVYSILSKQLSSLNHGKEVIGQDQLVELLYHIISSVKEETCLDLMTRMIQLCSVVMIILLSMETSVVTEKAIHQWLEMISSFSLSENDTDTREATAQAVCDILPHLVSHPCITEKIRLVVYEIMTTELQDDSDCVRDTVSYGVSELLKHHHQERQQFYLQPTRVMEKVCGIIASCKWPEASSLLVKLSLKEDLPEGFGLAQEDDRVFDKGEMNIYSEKMIVSQAALKALSDALTLNSFASASTLTFLRSHVVPFLCAPTGRQDKIPEDVWQIISQEEDQLLLLSHLLSLLEYDIFYIYEQIVSLKDTALFCVRHVDLWLMRLSCRSAIWARFSPLIDKESSLVKSVVEGLNQSVLKNSFLCQIIEELSSVR; translated from the exons ATGGCAGGGCTCACAGATCCCAAGACATCGAGATCTGCCGTTTTCGGTACTTCTCTCTTAGTGGAAG GTGTGATAACAGCTGAGCTTCACCCTGTGGTCTTTGTTGCACTGCTGAGAGGAATTATGCAGCTGTGGCATGAAGATTTCTT AGTAGCATCATCAGCTGCTGAAGCCAGCACAGTTCTACAACATCTGCAACAGCTAGTGAAGAGTAGTACCATGTATGTACAACAGCACTTtaacaatgatgctaatgatatgcCTCAAGAGCTTCTCTCGCTGAAAGATGCAGTATTTGAGGTGATTCAGCATCCTTCCTGCCCACTGGACCTAAGAACTAATTGTGGACAGTTGGTGGCAACCATTACAAAGACTCTGCATAAGGGAAATCTCCAACAGGTACTACAGAGTTACCGTTTTGATGAAGAACAATCTGAGCTCCCAACTTTAACCCAATTAGCCCTTCTTAATGGCATTTTGTCTATCTCACAAGGAAGAGATTTATATGCCCAGCAGGACTGTGGCATTTGCTTAGGTACAGATGTTTTACAGGCAATATTAAAACCTGGCATGCAGTCCAGTGATGGAAACATTGCTATTAGTGTGATCAGAGTTGTCCACCAATGGACTTTACGGACACTGGAAGCATTCCGATCTCCAGGTGAATTAGAAAGGTTAAGAATTGTTTTGGACCCAAGCTCCACCCTCATGGTCCGCCTCCTTGAGTATATGTGGCTAGCATGGGATCATTTCTTGGACAGTGTCAAGAATGCGACTAAGGACAGTTTTGTTAATTACATGAAGATACAACAGAGTCTCTCTGTTGAAGTGAGTGGACAGCACTTTCTGGGTGTTTGTAAGTTATTGCTAGAAGATTTATGCTCCAGGAAATTCAAGTTCAGTGCAGTGAGCTGTATGGTTCCTGTAGTTGGTGCTCAGAATTTACTACTCTCTTATCCTCAACTTCCTCGTACACTGTTAAACCAACTGAGGGACCCAGCTGTTGCCAGTCACTCAGCAGAGCTTTTAGAAGCTCTCTTCACTCAGCACCAAAAAGAGGTGTCGCTGGATGAGTGGCAGGATTTGTGGCTCTCAGTATTCCTTGACTTGTTTTCAAAAGAGATGCAGACATATGGTTATGAGCTACTTTTCAAGAAACTGTTGTTCACATGCCCTGAAGCTCTCAGTGTTGCTGTGAAAAAACTTGTTGAGTTGGCAAAAAATCCTGTGAGTGAAAAATTGTGTCTGCTTATCATGTGTGTCAAAATAGGTAGATGTTCACCCCATTGGTTAAAGAAGTGtcaggaaaataataaagaaagtgaagaaCAAATGTGGAAATCTATTTTACCATACGAGACAATCAAACTTTGTCTTTGGCATACAGATGAATCTGTCAGAACTGCAGCAttcagcctgctgtgtgaaagtcCAAAGTCAACAGAATTACCAGAGAAAGAAGAATTAGAgttgatatatgattattatttgtacaaTCTCACAACTCAGAGTCCCTCTTATAGGCAGCACTTACTCAAGAGCACAAAGAAGCTATTCCTTAGAATTAAAGAGGGGACAATGGCTTTAACAAAATCTTCCAAGAGGAAAGGTGACAGAGAACATGAAAAAGACGTCCTCACAGTACAGCAAGAATTCTCTTCAAAGTTGTTTTGGCAGATGGTGAAAAATCTCTACAATGGGGCAAACAGCATGCGGAGAACTATGTCACTGCAGGTGCTAGAGCTCTTTCAGACAATATTAAGTGGTTGTTACAATGACCTAGAGTTAACTAAGTTGTGCCAGAGTAAGGTTTATACTGACACACTCATCAGTGTCCTTGATGACTCTTATGAAGCTAACAAAGTCATTGCTCTGATGCTATTACAAAGCACACCTAAGACATGTGAAGATCCTGAAGACACTCAGAGAATTCATGCACTGATCAAAGCAGCATGCACTTTGGCTTCAACGTGTAGACCTCCAGACACTATAACTGCTGGATATTTGTTCAAGTACTTATCTAGCCATCCTGTGGCAATAAGCATAGTGAAAGCCAACATAAAAGATAATCCTGCAACAGAAAATGCTATAgcattattttgtatgtttgttttacaATTTCTACAAAAGGAAGTTCAAACTGCTAAGGAAAGTCTCCTAAAAGCAGCTTCATCAGGACCCATGTATGGACTACTGCTCTGTGTCAGGATGTTGCTGTCTGACATTCCAGAAACTGATATAACAAAGCACCACCACACATGGCAAGAAATTCTAAAGATAGTGCTGCAGCTCTGTTACCAGGTGTCAGAACTGGTGGCTCCTGTAGTAAGAAATTCCTCTCCTGAAGGTCATTTACCGATGGATCTAAATCCTGAGAGTCTTGAAGTGCTGAGAGCCACATTACAGCAGTCCCTAGGAAACCACCATAATGAGCAGGACGTTATGTTGTCAGCAGAAGCAACACCACAGGAATTAGTGAAGGCACAGGCTGTGAGTGCACAAATGTTATTGCTCTGTGCCTGGAGGTGTGTAAAGGAAGTTTCTCTTATATTTGGAGATGTTGTGCAAAAAATGCCTCTGTCCCCTAAGGCAGATGCAGTACTAACAAATGAAGATGTAGTAATGATTGGACAGTACTTTATAACCCAATTGCTTGAGACCAAGCATAGGGGGGCATTTGAACAATCCTATGTAGGATTTGGTAGAGTCTGTGAAAAATTATGGAGCTGTGAAGAGGAAGAACTACGGAAGTTGCCAGCATCTTGGCTAGAAGATCTGCTAGCTACAATACAGGATGAAAGCGACACTCGTCTGTGTGCCACACGCCGTAGTGCGGGAGTGCCATTTATAGTACAGGCAGTGTTATCTTCTGAGCCTAAGATGATGGGAGCCTCATGCTTAAAGACCACAATGAGCACTCTCTTACGATTGGCAGAAGAGACTCACTACAGTGGCTCAGAAGCTAGAATTCACTCATTTAATATTCTCAGAGCAGTATATAAGGATACTAGATTAGGGGACTTAATCATTCCGTATGTATCTCAGGGTGTAAAAGCAGCTATAGAAGGATACAGGGGCAACTCATGGGCAGAAAGGAACTCCGCTGCACTCTTGTTTGCTGCACTGATTACTCGTATGTTAGGTGTGAAACGGACGCAGGATGATCTCAGTCGGAAGAATGCCATGTCTGCTCAGGTTTTCTTCAAGCGATATCCAGAATTGTATGATTTCTTGAAGATTGAGCTAGAAAATGGAGCTGCTGGTGTTAAAGAAGGGAAACTTGTACCAGCGTTGTTTCCTGTGCTCTTGCTTCTAGCTAGACTTGCACCTGCTCCTCTTGAAGGTCGTATGTCTGCCATCTCTCTCGCATCCTTTACTCCAGCTGTATTACAGTGTTCGGCATCATCTGTGCTACAGTTGCGAGCTCTAGCCTCCCATGCTCTCATTCCCCTGGTTAATCCTCACCAACTTGAAGGAGTGATAGAGCAAATATCTACCAGTGCATCATTGTCAAGTCAAAATGCTCTCCATGGTTGCTTGTTATGTCTTTTTAAATTGGTAAATAACTTTGAAGAGACAGTCTGCAATCCAAGCATGAAAAGTTTATTGACTGTAATATGGTCAGCCAGTCAAAAGAACCCTTGTCTGGTAACACGTGCTTCTGCTCTTGAACTTTATACATTCTTGGCTCAGCGGAAGTTACTACAAGAATCCTCACCAGAAGTTTTTGAAGTTGTTTCAGATGCATGTGCaatcataaagaaaaatgatCTAGTCTTACAAAGTATGCCTTGGTCAGCATTGTGTCAGAAACAGGCAACAAGGTTTGTACTGACCACTGCATATAATTTACAGGAGGACCATGACATTACAATAAACATGCTGATTAGTCACAGTTGCTATGAGGTGAGACATTCTACCCTGGAGCACATAGAAGGAAGGACATGCCTTGAAGCACCCATTCTCATGCACCTTCTGAGGTGCATCCATACAGAAGTTCATCCAGAGTGTCTCTCACTAGTCTACAGCATCCTAAGTAAGCAGCTCTCATCCCTAAATCATGGGAAAGAAGTGATTGGACAAGACCAGTTGGTGGAGCTGTTATATCACATAATCTCCAGTGTGAAAGAGGAAACCTGCTTAGACCTTATGACAAGGATGATTCAACTGTGTTCTGttgtaatgattatattattgtcaaTG GAAACATCTGTTGTAACAGAGAAAGCCATTCATCAGTGGTTAGAAATGATTTCGAGTTTCTCGCTGAGTGAAAATGATACAGACACTCGCGAAGCTACAGCACAAGCTGTGTGTGATATTCTTCCTCATCTGGTTTCACATCCTTGTATAACAG aaaaaatcaggTTGGTGGTCTATGAGATCATGACAACAGAGCTACAGGATGACAGTGACTGTGTTCGCGATACAGTGTCATATGGAGTGTCTGAATTGTTGAAGCATCATCATCAAGAAAGACAACAATTCTACCTGCAGCCTACAAGGGTCATGGAAAAAGTGTGTGGAATAATTg CATCTTGTAAATGGCCAGAAGCTTCATCACTGTTGGTGAAACTCTCCCTGAAAGAGGACTTGCCTGAGGGTTTTGGACTGGCACAG GAGGATGATCGTGTCTTTGACAAAGGAGAGATGAATATCTACAGTGAAAAGATGATCGTCTCACAGGCAGCTTTAAAAGCACTCTCAGATGCCCTAACTTTGAATTCATTTGCTTCTGCCTCAACCTTAACCTTCCTAAGGAGTCACGTTGTTCCATTTTTATGTGCACCAACAGGTAGGCAAGACAAGATACCTGAAGATGTGTGGCAAATCATAAGCCAAGAGGAGGATCAATTACTTTTGCTGAGTCATTTACTCTCTCTATTAGAGTATGATATTTTCTACATATATGAGCAAATCGTGTCTCTCAAGGATACAGCATTATTTTGTGTAAGACATGTAGATCTCTGGCTTATGAGGTTGAGCTGCCGGTCTGCCATCTGGGCAAGGTTCAGTCCTTTAATTGATAAGGAATCAAGCCTTGTGAAATCAGTGGTTGAAGGACTGAACCAGAGTGTGTTGAAAAATAGTTTTCTTTGTCAGATTATTGAAGAGTTGTCTTCTGTAAGATAA